Proteins encoded within one genomic window of Ranitomeya variabilis isolate aRanVar5 chromosome 4, aRanVar5.hap1, whole genome shotgun sequence:
- the LOC143769045 gene encoding uncharacterized protein LOC143769045 has protein sequence MTEIPATATTPVYEHASQPATSSLPNEPRPDPSTQNDDLPLSETSSLASPPPTPPPPPASTQRKRKRGSSKEDEETAALARAISLIDRQPEEDQFSAYGTTLASRMRTLSPEVQDSCMTYISMAVTCFKKYPHINPTFEEMVCSLNHIWHPPTPTPLAPAAAFNRPLPSAPSAAAGAPTSRVVAQSEEHHPDWSYYSYSQSLYEDQ, from the coding sequence atgaccgaaatcccggccacagcaacaactccagtgtatgaacatgcttcacagcctgctaccagctctcttccaaatgagccaaggcctgacccttctacccaaaatgatgatctgcccctctccgagactagttcattggcatcgccgccaccaacaccacctccacctccagcctcaacacagaggaagaggaaaagaggctcttcaaaggaggatgaggagacggctgccttggcaagggcaatttctctaattgatcgccaacctgaagaggatcaattctcagcatatggaaccactctagcttccagaatgcgtactctgtcccccgaggtccaggactcctgcatgacgtatatttcaatggcggtgacatgttttaagaagtatccgcatataaatccaacctttgaagaaatggtttgttcactaaaccacatctggcatccaccgacgccgactcctcttgcacctgcagcagcattcaatagacctctgccatctgctccaagtgctgctgcaggtgcaccaacatccagagtagtagcccagtctgaagaacaccatccagactggagctactactcatattcacaaagcctatatgaggaccagtag